One window of the Xiphophorus hellerii strain 12219 chromosome 15, Xiphophorus_hellerii-4.1, whole genome shotgun sequence genome contains the following:
- the arid1b gene encoding AT-rich interactive domain-containing protein 1B isoform X1: MDASLGSDSNSSNNNPPPTGTSSQFNHYYGNGRGGPCFDQHGGQQSPGTGVTAAAHTVHGTMDQVHNSHEGYSNNSPYNHYPNYRAGYGSGGYGGMMSPSRQGNSLMGPAAANPAKAAMVAASSPAGGGGGGFQRFPGQGQQHPSGATPTLNQLLTSPSPMMRGYGGGYSDYSNPAVQQHQSGVGPAEDTGSQYGSAAAHGWVGQQRSHPGHNGPSSGRSQVAPMDPMAMKRSQLYGMSNSPYSQQQGAPYPGQPYSSPSPHRYPMGMSGRGQMAMGGMQYPQQQMSSQYGQQQQQNLSFSQPGQSPYFSPSQQQPAAPSQPSYLQPCPLPPQEVPQEAYGGRGKSAAMTPGKSNQEDLSQQERPSSLPDLSRSIDDLLTGTEAAVSSGASGSGSAQGDQGTPGARSPFSPHVSPRLPPLARTGPSPSPSLSPAGSRSGPLSPTSSSGPGPQVSGSDVGPHSSQSAMTPDRGFPPSMQRSNQGPHFGPLSPHPASAGPGLHGSYQQGSYGPPGTYPRPPHYGGTPAAGYSGPGSGPSLANSMGLNTAGPMHGQGPSTPSGRGPGPGAGGRPYTTGPGTAAPTSPNMPQAAGQGMGPPGATASCKPPDMGINSGPNANASLIAHSRQGSYSAMAAMRVSGGSGGSGAPFSSSGRMTPQGPPYTAPGLGMMASDGTGSHDLKQRVELRDAVGSAADPTKMKQDSYSSQCVVPPPGAACPMSPSPASVLSCVGEDSDSVGSPPWIRTPSSPQKPNVATMTNEKITKLYEMGSEPDRRLWVDRYLSFMEDRETPVANLPAVGRKPLDLCRLYMAVRAIGGLAMVNKNKKWRELSSLLSVGTSSSSASSLKKQYIQYLFAYECKMERGEEPPLDAGAGDAKKPLQVKGQPPSPANSGSFQGPNTPLSSSSSLTDAPVDPKPPTRSSTPHNQMAPQPGNRTMGGVSVQDPFSEGSDPAFHSKRGPGPCGGPYQQGAGPTEPAMRMQYDGSTDPYGAPRKGPVPGEAFGQSQMPGGAMQDMFPRGPSSGPLSGMGPRPQYPYSPGYDRRLDRVMGPEGSMAPPGGQNSMGPSANEASMYPPNRYPQQRHGNDGFGQQYPHSMAFGSHQPLYPQQQGYKRPMEAMFPAAKRHEGEAFGVQQYGSQQSDPFGPYGPGPGGFSGPEHRPVAGQYQYPYGRDRQGLPQHGMMGSAPAAAADGGPQPSLWPPRTEMGFSYSRQGQGPPFPDQEGRPPPDAQWPPSNLNQCQPPFPSHSSSSSSSSMPPLPSRQPPSSFQATPTIPNHVTRPQSPSSFPRPPVGSLSPNGAPYLPVKKPGVPTVPPANQGLPLVYREVVFPPSSVEATPPKLKPRRRLTAKDTGTPEAWRVMMSLKSGLLAESTWALDTINILLYDDGTVGSFSLTLLPGFLELIVEFYRRCLIQMFGILQEYEIGAEGPKATPKDPGEAPSPLNKEDAKPEDSPQQSSKYDKWPVRVEEAGESWAEVERRADPTRPNGFISGLLHWKAGGGDSTAHIQTHFEPRSRDFRPPDPEQEKQSGGVEEQQTEEEEQKQTGHQGGFPSEVRGQRPAPAEAQNPISLQEDEPRCWDEAPLSTAESWQDSLARRCICVSNIIRSLSFIPGNDAVLSRHPGLVLILGRLVLLHHSHPHRKRAPPTYQREEEAGRACSRDEWWWDCLAALRENTLVTLANVSGQLDLSQYPEDIVLPVLDGLLHWMVCPSAEAQDPFSGASGTAALSPQRLVLECLCKLSVQDCNVDLLLATPPFSRQRQLFATLVRLVGERRSQVCREMAVAVLSNLARGDATAARAVALQKGSVGTLIGFLEDSLAVAQYQQNPHAAAPPPEPPSINMMCRAAKALLAVASVEENRPEFVLYESRLLDISLSSALNSAVAAIMCEVLFKLSRS, encoded by the exons atGGATGCCAGCCTGGGATcagacagcaacagcagcaacaacaacccTCCTCCGACTGGGACCAGCTCCCAGTTTAATCATTATTATGGGAATGGAAGAGGAGGGCCTTGCTTTGATCAACATGGCGGACAACAAAGCCCAGGGACTGGGGTAACAGCGGCGGCACACACGGTACACGGCACCATGGACCAGGTCCACAACTCCCACGAAGGCTACAGCAACAACAGCCCGTACAACCACTATCCGAACTACCGAGCGGGCTACGGGAGCGGTGGCTACGGGGGCATGATGAGCCCCTCACGGCAGGGGAACAGCCTGATGGGCCCGGCCGCCGCTAACCCAGCCAAAGCGGCTATGGTGGCCGCCAGTTCTCCGgctggaggaggcggaggaggattCCAGCGGTTTCCCGGACAGGGTCAGCAGCACCCTTCGGGGGCTACGCCGACTTTGAACCAGTTGTTAACGTCTCCGAGCCCGATGATGCGCGGCTACGGAGGCGGATATTCAGATTACAGTAATCCCGCTGTACAGCAGCACCAGTCGGGTGTGGGGCCGGCGGAAGACACGGGCTCTCAGTACGGATCAGCAGCAGCGCATGGTTGGGTGGGACAACAGAGGAGTCACCCGGGTCACAACGGACCGAGCAGCGGCAGATCTCAG GTGGCGCCGATGGACCCGATGGCGATGAAACGCTCTCAGCTTTACGGGATGAGCAACAGCCCGTACTCCcagcagcagggggcgccgtACCCTGGACAACCCTACAGCTCCCCATCGCCCCACAGATACCCAATGGGAATGTCTGGCAGGGGGCAGATGGCAATGGGAGGGATGCAGTACCCTCAGCAGCAG ATGAGCTCCCAGTatggccagcagcagcaacagaaccTGAGCTTCAGCCAGCCGGGCCAGTCACCGTACTTCAGCCCCTCCCAGCAGCAGCCGGCCGCCCCCAGCCAGCCGTCGTACCTGCAGCCCTGCCCCCTGCCGCCCCAG GAAGTTCCTCAGGAGGCGTATGGGGGGCGGGGCAAATCTGCAGCAATGACTCCTGGGAAATCGAACCAGGAGGACTTGAGCCAGCAGGAGCGGCCGTCCAGTCTGCCG GATCTCTCCCGCTCCATCGATGACCTCCTGACCGGCACCGAGGCGGCGGTGAGTTCAGGGGCCTCCGGTTCCGGCAGCGCTCAGGGCGACCAGGGGACCCCGGGGGCCCGCTCTCCTTTCTCCCCCCACGTTTCGCCACGTCTCCCCCCTCTGGCCCGAACGGGTCCCTCTCCGTCCCCGTCGTTGTCCCCTGCCGGGTCCCGCTCGGGGCCCCTGTCCCCCACCAGCAGCAGCGGTCCAG GCCCCCAGGTGTCTGGATCAGACGTCGGCCCCCACTCCTCCCAGTCGGCCATGACTCCAGACCGAG GTTTCCCTCCCTCTATGCAGCGTAGCAACCAGGGGCCACATTTTGGCCCCTTGTCTCCCCACCCAGCATCGGCCGGCCCCGGGCTCCACGGCTCCTACCAGCAGGGCTCCTACGGCCCCCCAG GTACCTACCCTCGGCCCCCTCACTACGGCGGGACCCCTGCTGCCGGCTACAGCGGCCCCGGCTCGGGCCCCAGCCTGGCTAACAGCATGGGGCTGAACACTGCCGGCCCCATGCACGGGCAGGGCCCCTCCACCCCGTCGGGCCGAGGCCCCGGGCCCGGAGCCGGGGGCCGCCCCTACACGACTGGACCCGGCACCGCGGCGCCCACCTCCCCCAACATGCCGCAGGCTGCTGGCCAGGGCATGGGGCCCCCAGGGGCCACCGCCAGCTGCAAGCCGCCAGACATGGGCATCAACTCTGGACCGAACGCCAACGCCTCCCTCATCGCTCACAGCAG GCAGGGCAGCTACTCAGCTATGGCAGCGATGAGAgtttctggaggttctggaggttctggagctCCGTTCAGCAGCTCAGGCAGGATGACCCCTCAGGGCCCGCCTTACACCGCTCCAG GATTAGGGATGATGGCGTCAGACGGGACAGGAAGTCATGACCTGAAGCAGCGGGTCGAGCTCCGAGACGCCGTCGGTTCTGCTGCTGATCCAACCAAAATGAAg caGGACAGCTACAGCTCGCAGTGTGTGGTGCCGCCGCCCGGCGCCGCCTGCCCGATGTCCCCCAGCCCGGCCAGCGTGTTGTCCTGTGTGGGAGAAGACAGCGACAGCGTTGGCAGCCCCCCCTGGATCAGGACCCCGTCCAGCCCA CAGAAGCCCAACGTGGCGACCATGACCAACGAGAAGATCACCAAGCTGTACGAGATGGGCAGCGAGCCGGACCGCCGCCTGTGGGTCGACCGCTACCTGTCCTTCATGGAGGACAGGGAGACGCCCGTCGCCAACCTGCCGGCCGTCGGCAGGAAGCCGCTGGACCTGTGCCGGCTCTACATGGCGGTGCGAGCGATTGGCGGCCTGGCCATG gtgaacaaaaacaagaagtggCGGGAGCTGTCGTCGCTGCTGAGCGTCGGGACGTCCAGCAGCTCGGCCAGCTCCCTGAAGAAGCAGTACATCCAGTACCTGTTCGCCTACGAATGCAAGATGGAGCGAGGGGAGGAGCCTCCGCTCGACGCTGGCGCCGGAGACGCTAAGAAGCCCCTGCAGGTCAAGGGTCAACCGCCCTCTCCTG CGAATTCAGGCTCGTTTCAGGGCCCCAACACGCCcctgtccagcagctcctcccTCACCGACGCTCCAGTTGACCCGAAGCCCCCGACCCGCTCGTCCACCCCGCACAACCAGATGGCGCCCCAGCCTggaaacag GACCATGGGAGGCGTGAGCGTCCAGGACCCGTTCTCCGAAGGCAGCGACCCGGCCTTCCACAGCAAACGGGGCCCGGGGCCCTGCGGGGGCCcctaccagcagggggcgggtCCAACAGAACCCGCAATGAGAATGCAATACGACGGCAGCACAGACCCGTATGGAGCCCCGAGGAAAG GTCCGGTTCCCGGCGAGGCCTTCGGTCAGAGCCAGATGCCCGGCGGTGCGATGCAGGACATGTTCCCCCGCGGACCCTCCTCCGGCCCCCTGTCAGGGATGGGGCCCAGGCCGCAGTACCCCTACAGCCCCGGCTACGATCGCAG ATTGGACCGTGTGATGGGCCCAGAGGGAAGCATGGCGCCCCCTGGCGGCCAGAACAGCATGGGCCCATCTGCCAATGAAGCCAGCATGTATCCCCCCAACAGATACCCTCAGCAGAG GCACGGAAACGATGGTTTTGGTCAGCAGTATCCTCACAGTATGGCCTTCGGTTCCCATCAGCCCCTTTACCCCCAGCAGCAG GGCTACAAGCGTCCGATGGAGGCCATGTTCCCGGCTGCGAAGCGTCATGAGGGCGAGGCATTCGGCGTGCAGCAGTACGGCTCCCAGCAGTCGGACCCTTTCGGCCCCTATGGACCCGGTCCGGGGGGGTTTTCAGGCCCCGAGCACCGGCCTGTCGCCGGGCAGTACCAGTACCCATACGGTCGGGACCGCCAGGGCCTCCCACAGCATGGCATGATGGGATCGGCCCCTGCGGCAGCGGCGGACGGGGGGCCGCAGCCCAGCTTGTGGCCCCCCAGGACAGAGATGGGGTTCTCGTACAGCCGGCAGGGCCAGGGGCCCCCCTTCCCCGATCAGGAGGGCCGGCCCCCACCGGACGCCCAGTGGCCCCCCAGTAACCTCAACCAGTGTCAACCTCCCTTTCCCTcccactcttcctcctcctcctcttcctccatgcCCCCCCTTCCCTCCAGGCAGCCCCCCTCCTCTTTCCAGGCCACGCCCACCATCCCAAATCACGTGACCCGCCCCCAGAGCCCCTCATCGTTCCCCCGGCCTCCGGTGGGCTCCCTGTCCCCCAATGGCGCCCCCTACCTGCCCGTTAAGAAACCAGGGGTCCCCACCGTTCCCCCAGCCAATCAGGGCCTCCCCCTCGTTTACAGAGAGGTCGTTTTCCCGCCCAGCTCCGTGGAGGCCACACCCCCCAAGCTGAAACCGCGGCGACGGCTAACGGCGAAGGACACAG GAACGCCGGAGGCCTGGCGGGTGATGATGTCACTGAAGTCGGGGCTCCTGGCGGAGAGCACCTGGGCGCTGGACACCATCAACATCCTGCTGTACGACGACGGCACGGTGGGCTCGTTCAGCCTGACGCTG CTGCCCGGGTTCCTGGAGCTCATCGTGGAGTTTTATCGCCGCTGCCTGATCCAGATGTTCGGCATCCTGCAGGAGTACGAGATCGGGGCCGAGGGCCCGAAGGCGACCCCCAAAGACCCGGGGGAAGCGCCGTCGCCGCTCAACAAGGAGGATGCCAAGCCTGAGGATTCCCCTCAGCAGAGCAGCAAGTACGACAAGTGGCCAGTCAGGGTGGAGGAGGCCGGGGAGAGCTGGGCGGAGGTGGAGCGCCGGGCCGACCCAACCCGACCCAACGGCTTCATCAGCGGTCTGCTGCACTGGAAGGCCGGAGGAGGAGACTCCACGGCTCACATCCAGACTCACTTTGAGCCCCGATCCAGAGACTTCAGGCCCCCAGATCCGGagcaggagaagcagagcgGAGGAGTGGAGGAGCagcaaacagaggaggaggagcagaagcaGACTGGTCATCAAGGAG gttttccatctgaggtcagaggtcagcgccCAGCCCCTGCTGAGGCTCAGAATCCCATCAGCCTCCAGGAGGACGAGCCGCGCTGCTGGGACGAGGCGCCGCTGTCCACCGCCGAGTCGTGGCAGGACTCCCTGGCCAGACGCTGCATCTGCGTCTCCAACATCATCCGCAGCCTCTCCTTCATCCCTGGCAACGACGCCGTCCTGTCGCGCCACCCGGGCCTGGTTCTGATCCTGGGCCGGCTGGTGCTGCTGCACCACAGCCACCCGCACAGGAAGCGAGCGCCGCCCACCTACCAACGGGAGGAGGAAGCGGGCCGGGCCTGTAGCCGCGACGAGTGGTGGTGGGACTGCCTGGCGGCGCTGCGAGAGAACACGCTGGTGACGCTGGCCAACGTGTCGGGCCAGCTGGACCTGTCGCAGTACCCCGAGGACATCGTCCTGCCGGTGCTGGACGGGCTGCTGCACTGGATGGTCTGTCCGTCCGCCGAGGCGCAGGACCCGTTCAGCGGGGCAAGCGGCACTGCGGCGCTGTCGCCTCAGCGGCTCGTCCTGGAGTGCCTCTGCAAGCTGAGCGTCCAGGACTGCAACGTGGacctgctgctggccacgccccccttCAGCCGCCAGCGCCAGCTCTTCGCCACGCTGGTGCGCCTGGTGGGCGAGCGCCGCAGCCAGGTGTGCCGGGAGATGGCGGTGGCCGTGCTGTCCAACCTGGCGCGCGGCGACGCCACGGCGGCCCGGGCCGTTGCCCTGCAGAAGGGCAGCGTGGGAACTCTGATCGGCTTCCTGGAGGACAGCCTGGCCGTGGCGCAGTACCAGCAGAACCCGCACGCCGCCGCTCCGCCGCCAGAGCCGCCCAGCATCAACATGATGTGCCGCGCGGCGAAGGCGCTGCTGGCCGTGGCGAGCGTGGAGGAGAACCGGCCGGAGTTCGTCCTGTACGAGAGCCGGCTGCTGGACATCTCGCTGTCGTCGGCCCTCAACTCGGCGGTGGCGGCCATCATGTGCGAAGTGCTGTTCAAGCTGAGCCGCTCGTGA